A genomic region of Gemmata massiliana contains the following coding sequences:
- a CDS encoding beta-ketoacyl synthase N-terminal-like domain-containing protein has product MTERIAIVSFAGRFPGAGSDLDRFWANVSAAADCSREVPASRWALPPDRCADPRVANPDTVYSARGYYLDPFDADLTDLDLDAGLVRALDPLFHLVLDTGNRAWRGAETARVDRSRVGVVLGNICLPTDRVNDLCREVLGAKAGLPTGTPTHPLNRFVAGLPAGMLAKGLRFGGGNFTLDAACASSLYAIKLAADELLAGRADAMLAGGCSRPDCQYTQMGFAQLRALAVSGRCSPFDTRADGLVVGEGAGVFVLKRLSDALAHGDTIHGVIAGVGLSNDMHGNLLAPAKEGQLRAMHAAYARAGWHPQDVQLIECHATGTPVGDAIEFDSLRELWGESGWAPGQAVIGSVKSTVGHLLTGAGAAALTKVLLAMRAEQLPPQANFAEPAAGLRYANGPFKLLSKPERWGQKSGLPRRAAVSGFGFGGVNAHLLVEEWTGSASANSARTSPPKFIAVNGRNGSVPPEKSQAAEAIAVVGMGAHVGSWGDARALQEYLLNGESGEAHTKTNGWALASEPCPPGFYIDELKLPIDKFRIPPKELEETLPQQLLALQVAAAALDDQANGRPQPLGDGDPTTGVFIGLGLDPNTTNFHLRWSAIAAGANPDDASPPLTANRTMGALGSIAASRIARAFHFGGPSHTVCSEEGSAARAIELGVRALQAHELDRALVGGVDLAGDPRLVLPGEARVPGEGAVALVLKRLTDAERDGDRVYAVIRGTGVAADADTALARAAADAGVPRDSALALDDAPALAGDTGATSGAVNVLSACLALYQEMLPNPSPTPPLSGEGLKTVEGSVPPSFLGKGVRGLGSPCYWLHNRIAGPRRAHVRASGADGSHFAFVLEEHAAKSRPAPDRAQPLGARGEAVFVVDGDTPADLLAGIEKCAAFVGARRERNIEAVAREWFRTSAPDSTRARAVTFVSRSVEEFEEQLGFAAGSLHADPNAALPVTARAALRDRVFYSPAPLGSGVKLAFVFPGSGNQFDGMGRALGAHWPEVLRRQHAESEQLRDQYAPHLFWTDRTADALPRDLMFGQVTVGTLVSDIAVSLGIRPDAMIGLSLGESAGLFGVRVWLERDEMYRRMQRSTLFASDLAPPYASAQRYLGTPANESVDWVSGVIAASAADVSAALRPESRAYLLIVNTPNECVIGGLRPDVEQLAADLGKSVLLLEGVTLAHCEAGRPVEGPYHELHVLPVTPQDVTIYSGARGSSYKPSERACADSITAGLVGVIDVPRVIESTYSDGVRAFIEIGPGNSCTRMISAILGDRPHFARAAHAAKQDAVSQVLRLVAHLVAERLPVDLAALYGTETRCVGHRAPEPGRRNEVVIPVGMRPVARKPVAPEPVVRSVTPKSNAPRSPAVVAEPPKPKPTFVEAPQLNPHATARSAPSPHATSFATAIGPVIESAANVQVLNMQAQEVFLRVNGRLMESAANVVRFQTALLETWMRGGQSILPMSSDGGADLSTVLSPSPLRGGVGEGLFAEPNPPAPFPKKEGGEEIGEGLASVPRALTYEQCCAFAAGRVADALGPVFAEVDSFPTRVRLPDGPLQLVDRITLIEGEPKSMTTGRVVTEHTVHSDRWYLQTDRIPTAICVESGQADLFLSGYLGIDFETRGLAVYRLLDAVVSFHRGLPKVGETIVYDIHIDRFVQQAGAWLFHFWFDGTVNGEPLITMRNGVAGFFTAEALAAGKGIVQTTLDKQRLPGKKPSDWTDLVPQTQCALDLAQVDALRAGDLATAFGADFARASLRRSATIPGGMLRLVGRVPLIDPTGGRFGIGFVRAEFDIHPDDWFLTCHFVDDQVMPGTLMYECCLHTLRVLLMRMGWVGEADEVVYEPVPGVNSRLKCRGQVIASTKTVTYEVTVKELGYRPEPFCIADALMYADGKPIVEITNMTLRMTGLTRERLGAIWAGREEPNPLTPFPKKEGGTEPKLRDAKQPAVALSPSPLGGGVGEGLSSPLYDSASIMAYSNGKPSEAFGAPYKVFDSERIIARLPGPPYQFLDCITAVTGEPFVLKAGASCEAKYAVPPYEWYFDANRCENMPFSVLLEIALQPCGWLAAYCGSALTSKDDLSFRNLGGKGTQFRAVTPSTGTLTTTVKMTNVSNSAGMIIQHYDMLVRDDQGDVYKGTTYFGFFSKPALANQVGIRDAKVPWPSERELMRAQSEVLPHGSPFPGPMLRMVDRVTAYIPDGGAKGLGLVVGAIKVDPEFWFFKAHFYQDPVWPGSLGVESFLQLLKFAAWKRWGNPEKAWHTVARNAPHTWVYRGQVLPTDGEVTVVLEIVAADDDHRHLTANGFLTVDGRVIYQMTDFTLE; this is encoded by the coding sequence ATGACCGAACGCATCGCGATTGTGTCCTTCGCCGGCCGCTTCCCCGGTGCGGGGAGCGACCTGGACCGGTTCTGGGCGAACGTGTCCGCGGCCGCGGACTGCTCGCGCGAGGTGCCCGCGAGCCGGTGGGCGCTTCCGCCGGACCGGTGCGCGGACCCGCGCGTCGCGAACCCGGACACGGTCTACTCCGCGCGCGGGTACTACCTCGATCCCTTCGATGCGGACCTCACCGACCTCGATCTCGACGCGGGGCTGGTCCGCGCCCTCGATCCGCTGTTCCACCTCGTGCTCGATACCGGTAACCGGGCGTGGCGCGGCGCGGAAACGGCGCGCGTCGATCGTTCGCGCGTCGGTGTCGTGCTGGGCAATATTTGCCTGCCTACGGACCGCGTGAACGACCTGTGCCGCGAGGTACTCGGCGCGAAAGCGGGGTTACCGACGGGTACACCGACGCACCCGCTGAACCGCTTCGTTGCGGGGCTACCGGCGGGGATGCTCGCGAAGGGCTTGCGGTTCGGTGGTGGGAACTTCACGCTCGATGCGGCGTGCGCTTCGTCGCTGTACGCGATCAAGCTCGCGGCCGACGAGCTGCTCGCGGGGCGCGCGGACGCGATGCTAGCAGGCGGGTGCTCGCGTCCGGATTGCCAGTACACGCAGATGGGCTTCGCTCAGCTCCGGGCGCTCGCCGTGAGCGGGCGGTGCTCGCCCTTCGATACGCGCGCGGATGGGCTCGTGGTGGGCGAGGGCGCCGGCGTTTTCGTGCTCAAGCGCCTCTCGGACGCGCTCGCTCACGGCGACACGATTCACGGCGTGATCGCGGGCGTCGGGTTATCGAACGACATGCACGGGAACCTGCTCGCGCCCGCAAAGGAAGGGCAACTCCGCGCGATGCATGCGGCTTATGCGCGGGCCGGTTGGCACCCGCAGGACGTGCAGTTGATCGAGTGCCACGCGACCGGTACGCCGGTCGGCGACGCGATCGAGTTCGACAGCCTGCGCGAGTTGTGGGGCGAGAGCGGGTGGGCACCCGGGCAGGCCGTGATCGGCTCGGTGAAGTCCACGGTGGGGCACCTGCTCACCGGCGCGGGTGCGGCAGCGCTCACGAAGGTGCTGCTCGCGATGCGGGCCGAACAGCTTCCGCCGCAAGCGAACTTCGCGGAACCGGCCGCGGGGCTGCGCTACGCGAACGGCCCGTTCAAGTTGCTGAGCAAGCCGGAGCGGTGGGGCCAGAAGTCGGGCCTTCCGCGGCGCGCTGCGGTAAGCGGGTTCGGTTTCGGCGGGGTCAACGCGCACCTGCTCGTCGAAGAGTGGACCGGGAGCGCGTCCGCGAATTCCGCGCGAACATCTCCGCCGAAATTCATTGCCGTCAACGGGCGGAATGGGAGCGTGCCGCCAGAGAAATCGCAGGCGGCAGAAGCGATCGCCGTGGTGGGGATGGGGGCACATGTCGGTTCGTGGGGCGACGCCCGCGCACTTCAAGAGTACCTGCTCAACGGCGAATCGGGCGAAGCGCATACGAAAACGAACGGCTGGGCGCTGGCGTCCGAACCGTGCCCGCCGGGGTTCTACATCGACGAGCTGAAGCTGCCGATCGACAAGTTCCGTATTCCGCCGAAGGAACTCGAAGAGACGCTCCCGCAGCAGTTGCTCGCGCTGCAAGTGGCCGCGGCGGCGCTCGACGATCAGGCGAACGGGCGCCCCCAACCGCTCGGGGACGGTGACCCCACGACCGGCGTGTTCATTGGGCTCGGGCTCGATCCGAATACGACGAATTTTCACCTCCGGTGGAGCGCGATTGCCGCCGGCGCGAATCCCGACGACGCCTCACCGCCTCTCACCGCGAACCGGACGATGGGCGCGCTGGGCAGCATTGCGGCGAGCCGGATCGCGCGGGCGTTCCACTTCGGCGGGCCGAGTCACACCGTTTGCAGTGAAGAAGGCTCCGCGGCGCGGGCAATCGAACTCGGTGTGCGCGCGTTGCAGGCGCACGAACTCGATCGCGCGCTGGTGGGCGGAGTTGATCTCGCGGGCGACCCGCGCCTGGTGCTCCCGGGTGAAGCCCGCGTGCCCGGCGAGGGTGCGGTGGCACTCGTTTTGAAGCGCCTGACCGATGCGGAACGCGATGGCGATCGCGTCTACGCGGTGATTCGAGGAACAGGCGTCGCGGCCGACGCGGACACCGCGCTGGCTCGCGCCGCAGCCGATGCCGGAGTCCCGCGCGACTCGGCGCTCGCGCTCGATGACGCGCCCGCGCTGGCGGGGGATACCGGGGCCACATCCGGCGCGGTAAACGTGCTGAGCGCGTGCCTCGCGCTGTACCAGGAAATGCTGCCCAACCCCTCCCCAACCCCTCCCCTAAGCGGAGAGGGGCTTAAAACTGTCGAGGGCTCTGTTCCCCCTTCCTTCCTAGGGAAGGGGGTTAGGGGGTTAGGTTCTCCCTGCTATTGGCTTCATAACCGGATCGCCGGCCCACGTCGCGCGCACGTCCGAGCCAGTGGCGCGGACGGCTCACACTTCGCGTTCGTTCTCGAAGAACACGCAGCGAAATCGCGGCCCGCGCCTGACCGTGCTCAGCCTCTTGGTGCGCGAGGCGAGGCTGTGTTCGTGGTGGACGGCGACACGCCAGCCGATTTGCTCGCGGGGATCGAGAAGTGTGCTGCGTTCGTGGGCGCGCGACGCGAGCGGAACATCGAAGCCGTCGCGCGCGAATGGTTCCGTACTTCGGCTCCAGACAGCACTCGCGCCCGGGCGGTCACGTTCGTTTCGCGCTCAGTTGAAGAATTCGAGGAGCAACTGGGCTTCGCTGCGGGTTCGCTCCATGCGGACCCGAACGCCGCTCTACCCGTGACCGCGCGGGCCGCGCTCCGTGATCGCGTGTTCTACAGCCCGGCCCCGCTCGGTTCGGGGGTGAAGCTCGCGTTCGTGTTCCCCGGATCGGGCAACCAGTTCGACGGCATGGGCCGCGCCCTTGGCGCGCACTGGCCCGAAGTGCTGCGCCGGCAGCACGCCGAGAGCGAACAGCTCCGCGACCAGTACGCGCCGCACCTCTTCTGGACAGATCGCACCGCGGACGCGCTCCCGCGCGACCTCATGTTCGGACAGGTGACGGTCGGCACGCTGGTCAGCGACATCGCGGTGTCGCTGGGCATTCGGCCCGACGCGATGATCGGGTTGAGCTTAGGCGAGTCGGCCGGGCTGTTCGGTGTGCGCGTGTGGCTCGAACGCGACGAGATGTACCGCCGGATGCAGCGCTCGACGCTGTTCGCCTCCGACCTTGCGCCGCCCTACGCTTCGGCTCAACGGTACCTGGGCACGCCCGCGAATGAATCGGTGGATTGGGTGAGCGGCGTGATCGCTGCCAGCGCCGCCGACGTCAGTGCGGCGCTACGGCCCGAGTCGCGTGCGTACCTGCTGATCGTGAACACGCCGAACGAGTGCGTGATTGGCGGGCTGCGCCCCGACGTAGAGCAACTCGCCGCGGACCTCGGCAAATCGGTGCTGCTGCTCGAAGGGGTGACGCTCGCTCACTGCGAAGCCGGTCGACCGGTCGAGGGGCCGTACCACGAACTGCACGTGTTGCCCGTCACGCCGCAAGATGTGACGATCTACAGTGGGGCGCGGGGGAGCAGCTACAAGCCGAGCGAACGGGCGTGTGCCGATTCAATCACGGCCGGGCTGGTCGGTGTGATCGACGTGCCGCGTGTGATCGAGTCCACGTACAGTGACGGCGTCCGGGCGTTCATCGAAATCGGCCCCGGGAACTCGTGTACGCGCATGATTAGCGCGATCCTCGGTGACCGACCACACTTCGCGCGCGCTGCACACGCCGCGAAGCAGGACGCGGTTTCGCAAGTGCTGCGTCTGGTCGCGCACCTCGTGGCCGAGCGTTTGCCGGTCGATCTCGCCGCGCTCTACGGCACGGAAACGCGGTGCGTCGGGCACCGTGCGCCAGAACCGGGCCGGCGAAACGAAGTGGTGATCCCGGTCGGGATGCGCCCGGTCGCGCGGAAGCCGGTTGCACCGGAACCGGTTGTTCGCTCCGTTACCCCCAAGTCAAACGCCCCGCGCTCACCCGCTGTCGTTGCGGAACCCCCGAAACCGAAACCCACATTCGTTGAGGCTCCTCAACTGAATCCTCATGCTACCGCCCGCAGCGCCCCATCGCCCCACGCGACCTCGTTTGCAACGGCGATCGGCCCGGTCATCGAATCGGCTGCGAACGTACAAGTGCTGAACATGCAGGCCCAGGAAGTGTTCCTGCGGGTCAACGGGAGACTGATGGAGTCCGCCGCGAACGTGGTGCGGTTCCAGACCGCGCTCCTCGAAACGTGGATGCGCGGTGGCCAGTCGATTCTTCCTATGTCGAGTGATGGGGGCGCCGATCTTTCGACGGTTTTAAGCCCCTCTCCGCTTAGGGGAGGGGTTGGGGAGGGGTTGTTTGCAGAACCTAACCCCCCGGCCCCCTTCCCTAAGAAGGAAGGGGGAGAAGAGATTGGTGAGGGGTTAGCCTCCGTCCCGCGCGCGCTCACTTACGAGCAGTGTTGTGCGTTCGCTGCGGGGCGCGTGGCAGATGCGCTCGGACCGGTGTTCGCGGAGGTCGATTCGTTCCCGACGCGCGTGCGATTGCCGGACGGTCCGCTCCAACTCGTGGACCGCATCACGCTCATTGAGGGCGAGCCGAAGTCGATGACGACCGGGCGCGTCGTCACGGAGCACACGGTTCATTCCGACCGTTGGTACTTGCAAACGGACCGCATTCCGACCGCGATCTGCGTCGAATCGGGTCAGGCCGACCTGTTCCTCTCGGGGTACCTCGGCATCGACTTCGAGACGCGCGGGCTCGCGGTGTATCGCCTGCTCGACGCGGTCGTGTCGTTCCACCGTGGGTTGCCGAAGGTCGGCGAAACGATCGTGTACGACATCCATATCGATCGGTTCGTGCAGCAAGCGGGCGCGTGGCTGTTCCACTTCTGGTTCGACGGCACCGTGAACGGCGAACCGCTCATCACGATGCGGAACGGCGTCGCCGGGTTCTTCACTGCGGAGGCACTGGCCGCGGGGAAGGGGATCGTTCAGACGACACTCGACAAACAGCGGCTTCCGGGCAAGAAACCGAGCGACTGGACCGACCTCGTGCCGCAAACTCAATGTGCCCTCGATTTGGCGCAAGTCGACGCACTTCGAGCGGGCGACCTCGCGACCGCATTCGGGGCAGATTTCGCGCGAGCGAGCCTGCGCCGATCCGCGACGATTCCCGGCGGGATGCTCCGGCTCGTGGGCCGCGTGCCGCTCATCGACCCGACCGGCGGGCGCTTCGGGATCGGGTTCGTGCGAGCCGAGTTCGACATTCACCCGGACGACTGGTTCCTGACGTGCCACTTCGTGGACGACCAGGTGATGCCGGGCACGCTCATGTACGAGTGCTGCCTGCACACGCTCCGCGTGCTGCTCATGCGCATGGGGTGGGTCGGCGAAGCGGACGAAGTCGTTTACGAACCGGTCCCGGGCGTGAACAGCCGACTGAAGTGCCGCGGGCAGGTCATCGCGTCCACGAAGACGGTGACTTACGAAGTGACGGTGAAAGAGCTCGGCTACCGCCCGGAGCCGTTCTGCATCGCCGATGCGCTGATGTACGCCGACGGCAAGCCCATCGTCGAAATCACCAACATGACGCTGCGGATGACCGGGCTGACGCGCGAGCGGCTGGGCGCGATCTGGGCGGGGCGCGAAGAACCTAACCCCCTAACCCCCTTCCCTAAGAAGGAAGGGGGAACAGAACCAAAACTAAGAGACGCGAAGCAACCCGCGGTGGCTTTAAGCCCCTCTCCCCTTGGGGGAGGGGTTGGGGAGGGGTTGTCTTCCCCCCTGTACGATTCCGCCTCCATCATGGCGTACTCCAACGGCAAGCCGTCGGAGGCGTTCGGCGCGCCGTACAAGGTGTTTGATTCCGAGCGCATCATCGCGCGGCTCCCGGGGCCGCCGTACCAGTTCCTGGACTGCATCACGGCCGTGACGGGTGAGCCGTTTGTGCTCAAGGCTGGGGCAAGTTGCGAGGCGAAGTACGCGGTCCCGCCCTACGAGTGGTACTTCGACGCGAACCGGTGCGAGAACATGCCGTTCAGCGTCCTGTTGGAGATAGCCCTTCAACCGTGCGGGTGGCTTGCCGCGTACTGCGGATCGGCGCTCACGAGCAAGGATGACCTGAGCTTTCGCAACCTGGGCGGGAAGGGGACGCAGTTCCGGGCGGTCACGCCGAGCACCGGCACGCTGACGACCACCGTGAAAATGACGAACGTCTCGAACTCCGCGGGCATGATTATCCAGCACTACGACATGCTCGTGCGGGACGATCAGGGGGACGTTTACAAGGGCACGACGTACTTCGGGTTCTTCTCGAAACCGGCACTCGCGAACCAGGTCGGTATCCGCGACGCGAAGGTGCCGTGGCCCAGTGAGCGGGAGCTGATGCGGGCGCAGAGCGAGGTGCTGCCGCACGGCTCGCCGTTCCCCGGGCCGATGCT